Below is a genomic region from Bacillota bacterium.
GCGAAGGAACGGTTGCGTCTCGTATTGGTGCATGATCGAGCTATACTCTCCCCGGGATTGTTGGAAGCCTTAAAGGAAGATATGATCGCAGTTCTATCCAAATATATGGAAATAGATGAAGAATCATTAGAAGTGAATTTAGACAGCAGCGATGAATCGGTAGCGCTGGTTGCAAATATTCCGGTGCGAAGTGTAAAGCGCAAAGTGTAGAACCTTTTCCGTCAGGAAGAGGTTTTTTGTTATGAAACACTCCTTTGGCTAATATACTTTACTAAAAGCCGAGGGAGGTGAGAGCAGTGGCAGTTCGCCTGCCCAACAGTTTTTATGCGGCGATTATTATCTTTATCCTGATTGGTCTGCTGTACGAAATCAACCTGCCCATCAGTGTGGAGCTGACGCGCTACCTCGAATTTGTCTTAACAACCGATTTCGATATGCAGTTTATCACCAAACCGTTTGAAAAGCTGCAGCATCGATTTGCAGATTTTGAAATAGCAGCTCTGTTTCAAAGTCTGCCTAGAGCCGCAGTGGGATGGTGAGTGTATGCGTATCGGCCGCTTTTTAGGGATTGTAATCACGGTCAATCCCTTTTTTTTGCTTTTACTTCCTGCTGCGGCAGCAGTAGGTAAGCTCATTCCTACTCTGGTTCTATTTGCGGTGGTTCTCTGGCATGAGACAGCGCATGTTCTGGCAGCATTGTGCTATGGTCTGAGGGTAGAGGAGATAGAGCTGCTGCCTTTTGGCGGAACTGCCCGCGTGGAGGATCTGATGCAGCTCGATCCGGAGATAGAAGCTGTTGTTGCAGCTGTCGGTCCAATCAGCAATCTAGTGCTGATCGGGATTATTGGTATTCTGCATGCTTATTATCCTTGTGATCAAGGGTGGATTGAATTTCTGACCAAGGCTAATCTCAGTATGGCTGCGCTAAATCTTTTGCCGGCTCTGCCTCTTGATGGAGGACGCATTCTGCGCAGCTATTTAGCGAGAGGCTTCGGGTTGAAAAAAGCAACGGAAAAAGCAGCCCTAATTGGGCAGCTCACAGCGGTGGTTTTTGTCTTTTGCGGCTTAGGCGGATTGTATTATTACCGAAGCCTTAACTCCGCTCTTTTGATTGTCATCGGCTTTTTTATTTTTACAGCTGCTCGTAAAGAGAAGCAAGCTTCTATTTATGTGTTTATGCGCTATCTGATCCACAAACAGAGAGAGCTGCGGCTGAATGGTGTGATGATGACCAAACATTTAGTTGCTAGCAGTGACACTGTCGTGGGAGAAGTTATAGACCACTTGGCGCCATCCTGCTTTCACATTGTCTGGATTATCAGTCCAAACGCGGAATTGATCGGGGTAGTGACAGAGACTGAACTGATCAACAGCTTGCTTGAAGAAGGAATTCATGGTAAACTTAGTAAATTGGTAAACATAAAATTTAAAACTTGATGGATAAGAGATGGATTTAATAGATGAAAGGGTGGAGTTAGTGGACGAAAGGTTACTGCGGATTCTGCCGGAGGTATCTAAGCCGGCTCGCTATACTGGTGGTGAGTTAAATGCCTGCCGCAAAGATTGGGATCAAGTATCGGTAAAAATGGCGCTGGCATTTCCCGATGTCTATGAGATCGGTATGGGTAATCTCGGCTATAAGATTTTGTACCATATCATTAATGAAAGAGAGGATGCTCTGGCAGAAAGAGCTTTTATGCCATGGGTAGATATGCAGGAGCGGATGCTGGAAGAAAATCTTCCTTTAACTGCGCTGGAGTCAGGCACTCCCCTTGCTAGTTTTGATATCGTCGGCTTTACGCTCCAGTATGAGCTGAGCTACTCAAACATCATTAAGATGCTTGACTTAGCCGGAATTCCCCGTTGGACGAAGGAGCGCAGTGAAACTGATCCTGTGGTTATTGCAGGAGGGCCCTGCGCTTATAACCCGGAGCCGCTGGCAGATTTCTTTGACTGCATTGCTTTGGGAGATGGGGAAGAAGTAATCAATGAACTGTTGGATATAATTAAGATTAGTAAAGCAGAAAAGTGGTCCCGTTCTAAGACACTGCTGAAACTTGCGCAAATCCCGGGAGTTTACGTCCCCAGTCTGTATGAAGTAGAGTACACCGACGCAGGAGAAGTAAAATCTGTCCGTCGGCTGCATGATCAAATTCCCGCTAGAATTCAAAAGCGGATTGTGGCCGACTTAGATCAGGTTCCGTTTCCTGATAAAATTGTGGTGCCCTATCTGCAGACAGTGCACGATCGCGTGATCGTGGAGGTAATGCGGGGCTGTACTCGCGGCTGTCGATTCTGCCAGGCGGGGATGGTATACCGTCCGGTCAGGGAACGCAGCGTTGAAACAATCAAGCGTCAGGCAGAGCTGCTCTTGGACAGCACCGGTTATGAGCAGGTATCTTTATCGTCGCTTTCGACCGGCGATTACAGCTGTGTGCAGGAGCTGGTGACTGATTTAGTCCAGGACTGCGGAGCTCGAGGGGTATCTGTTGCTCTGCCATCGCTCAGGGTTGACTCGTTCTCTGTTAAGCTGGCGGAGGAAATCCAGAAATTTAAGAAAACCGGATTGACTTTTGCTCCGGAGGCAGGGACGCAGAGACTTCGCGACGTAATTAACAAAAACGTTAAAGAATCGGATTTGTACGAAGCGGTAGAAGGAGCCTTTTCCGCCGGCTGGTTCCAGATCAAACTATATTTTATGATTGGACTCCCTACTGAAACCTATGAAGACCTGGATGGGATCGCTGCGCTGGCCAAAAATGTGCTGGAAATAGGCCGCAGGACTCTTCCCAAAGGCAGCAAAAAGCCTACTGTCACAGTCAGCGTTTCATCATTTGTGCCGAAACCCTGCACTCCATTTCAGTGGGAAGCCTTTAATAGTCAGGACGTGCTCCTGGAGAAGCAGGCTTATCTGCGCAGGCAGCTGCGGCATCCGGGCATCAAATTCCAGGCTCATGATGTGAAGACAAGCTTTTTAGAAGCAGTCTTCTCCCGCGGGGACCGCCGACTTGGACAAGTTTTGGCTAAAGCTGTTGATTTGGGCTGCCAGTTTGATGGCTGGACCGAGCATTTTAAATATGACGCTTGGATGCAGGCTTTGGCCGAGCTCGGTCTTGACAGCGAATTTTACGCTTATCGGGAAAGAGGAGCAGATGAAGTTTTTCCATGGGAGCATTTGGACAGCGGGGTCAGCCGCCGCTTCCTGTGGCATGAGCGGCAGAAAGCATATCAGGCACTTACAACCGATGACTGCCGTTTTACAAACTGCACAGGCTGCAGTGTTTGTCAAGAATTGGGTGTAGAGAATCGGCTGCAGGGTGGTGACAGCAGTGGCAGATAGCATTCGTTTGCGTTTTAGTGTTGGCGAAACTGGTAGATTTATTTCCCATTTGGATGTGCTCCGCTTGATGGAGCGCTCGGTGAGGAGAGCAGCGCTGCCTATTGAATACTCGGAGGGATTTAATCCGATCCCTAAAATGTCGTTTGCTTCAGCGCTGCCGGTTGGGGTTACCAGCAACTGTGAATATGTTGATCTGAAAATGAGTGCAGATGTTGATGGCTGTGAAGCGACAGCTGCTTTAAACTCGGTATTGCCCCAGGGCTTTCGGATTCTTGATGCGGTAAATGTGCCGGACCGCTCTGAGGCTTTGATGTCAATTGTTAATACTGCGCAGTATGAAGTCAGGATTCGAGAATCGGTACAGGGAATAGAGGAAAAAATCAATGGTGTGCTGGCTCATAAGGAGCTGTTAATAACAGTAGAGAGAAAACGAAAAACCCAGGTAAAGGATATAAGAGACTTGATTGACGCGCTGACTTATGATCCGGAATCAAACACAGTTTATCTGCAGTGCGCCAGTGGTCTAAAAAACAACCTGCGCCCCATGGATATACTGCCGTTTTTAGGACTGTCGCTTGGTGATGTGCTCATCCACCGGACAGCGCTGCTGGTCAAAACCGCGTCGGGAGATCTGCTGACGCCATTTGACGTTATAAAGGGGTAAAGAATAAAATGCTCAGAAAGGTTGTTATTTCATCTTTTTTAAACTATGTATTGGTAGGTATTGTCGAGGGCGGGAGATTGGCGGAGTTCTTTCAGGAAAAGGATGAAACCAGCCGCACCATTGGTAATATCTACAAAGGCCGGATCGAGAATGTTCTGCCGGGAATGGCAGCAGCTTTTGTTGATTTGGGCCTGGAACGCAATGGATTTCTCTATGTCGCTGATCTCAAAGCGGGCGCAAAAGGTCGTCCCATCAATGAGTTGATCAGAAAGGGGCAGGAGATAATCGTCCAGGTAACTAAGGAACCGGAGGGAAACAAAGGCGCTCGTGTGGTTAACCGAGTTTCTCTGCCCGGGCGTTTCTTGGTGCTGATGCCTTTTGAAGATAATCTCGGCGTTTCTCGTCAGGTCACCGATCCGGAAGAACGTGCCCGCCTGCGTGAGCTTGGAGCAGAGTTGAAACTGCCGGGTTATGGACTCATTCTGCGCACAGCCGCCGCCGGCCATTCCTATGAGGAACTGGCTCTGGACCGAGACGAACTTCTGGAGCTGTGGGAAGATATTTTAGAGCAGAGCAGGCATCGTTCAGCTCCAGCTCTGCTTTACCATGACCATGATCTGGTATATCGAATCATGCGGGATGTGGTTACCGGTGATACAGAGAAAATAATTGTAGATCAGCCCTGGATTTATGAGCGGATTATCAATATTAGAGATAAACTGCGGATATCTCCAACAACTGAGATTGAGCTGTATCAGGGTGAGGTAGCTCTCTTTGATCAGCTGGGGTTGACTCGGGATTTAGAAAAAGCCACTCAAAAGCAGGTGTGGTTAAACAGCGGCGGATACTTGGTTATTGATCAGACGGAAGCGCTGGTCAGCATCGATGTTAATACCGGCAAATATACCGGTACCAAAAATTTAGCAGAAACGGTGCTCAGGACCAACAAAGAAGCAGCGCAGGAAATTGCCAAGCAGCTGCGGCTCCGCAATATTGGCGGTATTATCATTATTGATTTTATCGATATGAAAAATGAGGCCGATCGCCAGCAGGTTTTAGAAACATTAACGAACGCACTGGCTCAGGATAAGACCAAAAGCCGTGTCTTGGGCTTCACTCAGCTGGGTTTAGTGGAAATGACGAGAAAAAAGGTCAAAACACGCCTAAGCCATATTTTAGAAACTCCCTGCTCTCAGTGCGGCGGCAGCGGCAGAGTCTGGTCTCGCGACACAATTGCCATCAGTACCGCCCAGAATATTTATTCGCTGGCTCGGGAGCCAGACGTAAAAGTTATCGAAGTGGTCTGCCATCCATCGGTGGCAGGTCTGCTGATTGGCCATAATAAGGAGAACCTCCAGATGATGCGCAGGCAAACCGGCAAGCAGATAAAAATCAGCGGCTGCGAGCAGTTTGAACTTGATCATGCGGAAATCAGCTGTAAACGTTGACAAGTATCTGTGCGAGTGATAAAATGATCTGCGTAGGTTTCTCTTTTGTAAAACCGCTCAGAACAGGCTTTTCAAAACACATGCGTGTGCCTGAAACTGGCGAGTCCGAACAAGGAGGTGTAGAGCTAATGTACGCTGTAGTTGAAACTGGTGGTAAACAGTACCGCGTTGCTGAAGGTGACACTATCTTAGTTGAAAAGCTCAATGTTCCCGTTGGTGAACAGGTAGTTTTAGATAGGGTTCTTTTAGTAGGTGGAAACGGTGGTGTCAAGGTAGGTACTCCGACTGTAGCTGATGCAAAAGTCATTGCTAAAGTTGCGGATCAGGGTAAAGGCAAAAAAGTCATTGTCTTTAAGTACAAAGCCAAGAAAAACTACCGTAAAAAGACCGGCCACCGCCAACCTTTTACAAAGTTAGTTGTTGAAAAGATTGAGGCTTAATGACGAAAATCCGGTTGTTTTTTAATGGTAATGATATCATTGGGTTTTCTGCTGAGGGCCATACCGGCTTTGCTGATCGCGGCGAAGACATTGTCTGCGCAGCAATTTCGGTACTAACCCAAACAGCGGTCATCGGACTGCAGCAGGAGCTGGGTCTAAAAGTTGACGTCGAGATCAAGGACGGTCTGCTTCAGTGCAGACTCCCGGTGCAGGTAGATGACAGACTGTGGCAGCAGAGCCAAGTTATTTTAAGAGTAATGTACGCTGGTTTGAGAGCGATTCTCCAGGAGTATGGAAAACAGTACCTGGATATCGAGGAGGTGGAACAATGCGGATGAATCTGCAGTTATTTGCATCTAAAAAGGGTGTAGGTAGTACTAAAAACGGACGCGATTCGGCAGCTAAGCGCTTAGGTGTGAAAAGATTCGATGGTCAATTCGTTACTGCCGGAAGTATCTTAGTGCGCCAGCGGGGTACCAAGGTTAAACCTGGTCTTAATGTTGGGATCGGTAAGGATGATACCCTCTTCGCTAAGGCTGATGGTTATGTTGCTTTCCAACGCCATGGTAAGTACAGCAAACAGGTTAGCGTTTTGAGTGAAAGGGAAGCAGTATTAGCTTAATCGGAATATCAAACCCTTTTGTACTTAGGTGCAAGAGGGTTTTTTATATGGCAGTTGGCTAGTGATTAATTTTTCAGGGTAAGATATGATGGTAGTAGGAAAGTGAGGGTTGCAGGTGTTTATTGATCGAGCGCGGATCTATGTTAAAGCCGGAGACGGCGGCGATGGAATGGTAGCATTTCGCAGAGAAAAGTATGTCCCGGCCGGAGGACCGGCCGGAGGAGATGGCGGTAGGGGCGGCAGTGTGATCATAGCGGCTGACCCCAACCTCAACACGCTGATTGACTTTCGCTACAAAAAGCATTACAAAGCCCCCAATGGCGAGCACGGCAAAAGTAAGAACCAGTACGGCAGAGATGGAGAGGATCTCGTTATCAATGTACCTCTCGGTACAGTAATCTATCATGGAGAAACGAATGAACTGATTGCCGATCTCACCCATCCGGGGCAAAAAGTGATAGTGGCAGAAGGTGGGCGGGGCGGCAGAGGAAATACTCATTTTACTACACCTACCCGGCAGGCTCCTGGATTTGCGGAGAGGGGTGAAAAACGACCCGGATTTTGGATAGATTTAGAGTTGAAATTAATAGCTGACGCGGCTTTAGTTGGATACCCAAATGCGGGCAAGTCAACCCTGATCTCTGTAGTATCTGCGGCTAAACCGAAAATCGCTGACTACCCCTTTACAACTCTGGTGCCTAATTTGGGAGTTGTATCGATTGCAGAGGGCGAGTCATTCGTAGTTGCTGACATACCCGGACTAATTGAAGGCGCGCATCAGGGCGTGGGTTTAGGTACTGACTTTTTGCGGCATATTGAGCGGACTCGGGTTATTATTCATGTTATTGATACAGCGGGAATTGAAGGACGGGATCCTGTCGAAGATTATTATAGAATCAATGAGGAGTTGGCTCTGTATAACCCAAGGTTGGCGTCCCTGCCTCAGCTGGTCGCGGCAAATAAAATGGATCTGCCCGGTGCAGAAGAAAATTTAGAAAGGCTGCGCGGAGTAGTTGAGCAGGATAATCGTCCTGTGTTTCCAATTTCAGCTGCTACAGGAGAGGGAACAGCTGAGCTGATGGCTGAAACAGGCAAGCTGATTCGCGCTTTAAGGCAGCAGGAGCCGCGGGAAGAAGCGGTGGAAGATATAGTGATTTACCGTCCTAAAACTGAACCTCGCGGCAGGGTGGAGGACTTTACGATTCGCCGCGAAAACGAGGATTATGTGGTTGAAGGAGCCGGACTCAGGCGGCTGCTGGAACGCTTGGATCTGGATAATGAAGAAACACTTGAGTATCTGCAGCGGCTCTTTGACAAAATTGGCTTGTACCAGAAACTTCGGGAAATGGGTATTGCCGATGGAGCTACTGTGAGAGTAGAAGAGATGGAGTTTCAATATCAGGAGTAGGTGGTGGGAAGGTGTTAACTAGCAAAGAACGGGCGCGGCTGCGCGCTCAGGCTAATGAGCTGGAGCCGATTTTCCAAATCGGAAAAGGCGGCTTAACTGATGAGATTATCAATCAGCTTGATCAGGCGTTAACTGCTCGGGAGCTGATTAAGGTGAGAATATTAAAAAATTCGCTTGAGGACCCTCGGGAAGCTGCCGAGGCAATCAGCTCTGCAACTAACTCAGAAGTGGTGCAGGTGATCGGCAGGAATTTCGTTCTGTATCGAGAAAATGAAGACAGTAATGAATGATGAAAGGTGGTTCTTATGGCCGAAGTTTTTAAAGATGTTTCAAAAATAAAATATGAAGGGCCAGATTCGAATAATCCCCTTGCGTTTAAGCACTATAACCCTGCTGAAATAATCGGTGACAAAACGATGGAAGACCATCTGCGCTTTTCTGTCGCTTATTGGCATACTTTCACAGCCAAAGGTGTAGATCCATTTGGCGCAGCAACCATGATTCGCCCTTGGGATCAAGCCGGTGATCCTCTTACCCGGGCAAAAGAGCAGATGATTGCAGCGTTTGAGTTTATGAGCAAATTGGGAGTACCGTACTTCTGCTTCCACGATCGGGACATTGCACCGGAAGGATCTTCACTGCGTGAGTCCAATAAATATCTTGATGAGATCGTTGATCTAGCCAAGCAGCTGATGAATGAAACAGGAATCAAGCTGTTATGGGGTACAGCTAACTTATTCGGACATCCCCGCTATGTGCATGGAGCAGCCACTTCCTGCAACGCGGATGTATTTGCCTACGCCGCAGCTCAAGTTAAGAAAGCTTTAGAAGTTACCAAAGAGCTGGGCGGCGAGAACTATGTGTTTTGGGGCGGGCGGGAAGGCTATGAAACACTGCTCAACACTAACATGAAGCTGGAACTGGATAACTTGGCCCGTTTCTTACATATGGCGGTGGACTATGCTGAGGAGATTGGCTTCACCGGTCAGTTCTTAATTGAACCGAAACCAAAAGAGCCGACCAAGCATCAATATGACTTTGATGCTGCTTCTGTCCACGCATTCCTGCAGAAGTATGATTTGGACAAGCACTTTAAGCTTAATATTGAAGCTAACCACGCCACATTAGCTGGACATACATTCCAGCATGAGCTGCACTATGCCCGCATTAATGGTCTGCTCGGCAGTATCGATGCCAACCAGGGAGACATGCTGCTTGGTTGGGATACAGATCAGATGCCTACCGATCTGTACACTACTACACTGACTATGTATGAAGTGCTGAAGAATGGCGGATTGGCTCCCGGCGGCCTGAATTTTGATGCGAAAGTACGCAGAGGCTCCTTCGAACTCAATGACCTGTTCTACGGTCACATTGCTGGTATGGATGCATTTGCATATGGCTTGAAGGTAGCTTACAAACTGCTCCAGTCCGGAGAGCTGGAAAACTTTATCGAAGAGCGCTACTCCAGCTACAGCGCAGGCATTGGCAAGCAGATCGTTGACGGAAAAGCTGACTTCAAGACTCTGGAAGCCTATGCTCTGGATCTTCCTGAAGTTACCAACCGGTCCGGACGCCAAGAAGTGCTTGAAACCATTATCAACCGCTTTTTGATCCGCGGATAAACAACTAGAGTAAACAGGAAGTAGAAGAGTAATCTAGAATAAATAAAAAAAGAGGTATCCGCACCCACCAAGCACAGTTTTGGTGGGTACGGATTATATAGAACGGAGTTAGGAATGAGCAAGCAAGTAAGACCTCTCAGAATTGCGATTATGGGCGGTACTTTTGATCCTGTTCACTACGGGCACTTAGTTACCGCTGAAGCTGTTCGTGGCGAATTTGCCATCGATCATGTTCTGTTTGTACCGTCGGGGGTTCCGCCCCATAAAGACCCGGGTCAAGTGAGTGATGCTGAGCATCGGTATTTGATGACAGTATTTGCAACTTTGACCAATCCATACTTTGAGGTTTCCCGAGTTGATATTGATCGCGAAGGTCAAACCTATACCATTGATACACTGCGTGCTCTGCGTCGGCTGTATGGTGATGAAACCGAGCTGTTTTTTATCACGGGTGCTGACGCAATAGCAGAGATTATGAGTTGGAAAGATGCTGAAGAACTGCTGAAATTGTCGGAGTTTGTGGCTGCTACCCGTCCTGGATATCAGTTTGAGCCGGAACTCGAGGAGTGGTTTGCCTCTCAGGGCAAGCGTCTGCATACTCTGCAGGTGCCGGCGATGGCAATCTCATCCACAGATATCCGCAAACGGGTGCGGTCCCGCAAATCTATTCGCTATCTGGTACCAGAAACTGTGGAGTACTATATTCATAAAAACCACTTATATCTGGACGCCCACAGTAAATCCGGCGGCTGCGAATAGCTGTAACAGCAGAGTTAGGCGAAATGTGCTAGTTGCTGCTGAGCTCTAAGTAGCGCTAGCTTTTTTTGTCGGAGGAGGGTTGAATCGGTGATTAATCCTGATGAATTAGCACAAAAACAGCAGGAAATAGCTGAACGACGAGCAGAGAAGCAGCGGCAGAAGCGCAGAAGAACGATCGCTGCGGTTTTCCTGTGCCTAATTGGAGCCGCGCTGTTGTTTGTTTCAGCGTATGTCAGCTATCAGCGAGGACTTGATCGGAGGCAGCTTCCTTTACAAAGTCCACAATCAACCGCGGTATCCCTGGAGCCCCAGGAATATCGGCGCACTCATATTTTATTTCTTGGGACTGATGATAAAAGAGACAGTGCCTCTAGAACTGATACGATTTTACTGATAGCAGCCGATCCCAATACCGGATATGCCGGGATTATTTCCATCCCAAGGGATACGCGGGTTTATATTCCAGAACGGGATCGCTGGGATCGGATCAATGCAGTTCATGCCTATGGTGGTCCGGAACTGACTGTGAAGACTGTGGAAGATTTTCTGGGAGTAGCTATTGATTACTATATTGAAACAGACTTCGCGGGGTTTAGCCGGATTGTTGATACCCTCGGAGGGGTTGAGATTGATGTGGAAACGGATATGTTTTATGTTGATACAGCCGGAGACCTTTATATTGACATCAAGGCCGGCAGGCAAGTTCTCGACGGAGAAACTGCCTTAGAATACGTCCGTTTCCGTGATCGGCTGGGTGATGTTGCGCTGGTGAATCCTCACTACGAGGTATATGATGGTCGAGTGGAGCGGCAGCGCAAGTTTATCATGGCAGTAATTGATGAAATTCTGCAGCCGAGTACTATACTCAAAATCCCTCGATTATTAGGACAGGTATGGGATGCGGTGGAAACAAATATGCCGTGGACTACAGCCCTGAAGTTTGCTTTGGCAGCTAACCGCTTTACAACCGATCGAATTGAAACAGCAATTTTGCCGGGCACATCGGATCAGCTCAATGGTGCATGGTATTGGCTTGCCGATGAGGAACGGATGACCCAGGTAGTGGATTGGATTGTTTATGGAAAGCCGATGCCCTTAACCGCAGAGGTTCTTAACGGCGCGGGAATCCAAGGTATTGCTGCAAGAGCTTCCGAATTTCTCCGGGAGCAGAAGCTGGCGGATGTGAAAAGTGTTGGCAATGCCGAACATTTTAATTATCCGGTTTCAGAGATTATTGTCAGCTCGCAGAAGGTTGCAGATCGCGCGGCCGAGCTTGCCGAGCTGATTCAAGCAGAAATAATGATTGATCCTTATCGAGAACAGCAGGTAGATATAACGATCATTATCGGGAAAAATTTTAATATCTAACGGGAGGCGATTCCTTGAGCAAATTGTCGGGAAAGGATATTGCAGTAGCAGCAGCTCGTGCAATGGATGATAAAAAAGCCGAAAATATTCAGATCTTAAAAATGAGCGGTGTGATGGTTGAAACAGACTATTTTGTAATCTGCAGTTGCACTTCGTTCCCGCAGATGCAGGCTGTCGCTCAATCGGTCCTTGATGAGATGGAAAAACTGAATGTTCCCCTCAAGCAGCAGGAAGGACGCAGTAATAACAACTGGATGCTATTGGATTATGGTGATATGGTAGTCCATATTTTCATGGAGGCTGAGCGGGAATACTATAATCTTGAAAAGCTCTGGGCTGATGCAGAAAGGATTCCATTTAGTGATCATGAATAATGCGGATTCGGCTTACACTCACTTAGCTCAGTACTATGACCGGCTCATGGATGTTGATTACGAGGAGTGGGCGGAGTATCTGCGGCAGATATGGGAAAAGTTGGGGTGCAAACCGAAACAGA
It encodes:
- the rpmA gene encoding 50S ribosomal protein L27 — translated: MNLQLFASKKGVGSTKNGRDSAAKRLGVKRFDGQFVTAGSILVRQRGTKVKPGLNVGIGKDDTLFAKADGYVAFQRHGKYSKQVSVLSEREAVLA
- the rplU gene encoding 50S ribosomal protein L21 — encoded protein: MYAVVETGGKQYRVAEGDTILVEKLNVPVGEQVVLDRVLLVGGNGGVKVGTPTVADAKVIAKVADQGKGKKVIVFKYKAKKNYRKKTGHRQPFTKLVVEKIEA
- the yhbY gene encoding ribosome assembly RNA-binding protein YhbY, which gives rise to MLTSKERARLRAQANELEPIFQIGKGGLTDEIINQLDQALTARELIKVRILKNSLEDPREAAEAISSATNSEVVQVIGRNFVLYRENEDSNE
- a CDS encoding peptidase M50; protein product: MRIGRFLGIVITVNPFFLLLLPAAAAVGKLIPTLVLFAVVLWHETAHVLAALCYGLRVEEIELLPFGGTARVEDLMQLDPEIEAVVAAVGPISNLVLIGIIGILHAYYPCDQGWIEFLTKANLSMAALNLLPALPLDGGRILRSYLARGFGLKKATEKAALIGQLTAVVFVFCGLGGLYYYRSLNSALLIVIGFFIFTAARKEKQASIYVFMRYLIHKQRELRLNGVMMTKHLVASSDTVVGEVIDHLAPSCFHIVWIISPNAELIGVVTETELINSLLEEGIHGKLSKLVNIKFKT
- a CDS encoding TIGR03960 family B12-binding radical SAM protein, which encodes MDLIDERVELVDERLLRILPEVSKPARYTGGELNACRKDWDQVSVKMALAFPDVYEIGMGNLGYKILYHIINEREDALAERAFMPWVDMQERMLEENLPLTALESGTPLASFDIVGFTLQYELSYSNIIKMLDLAGIPRWTKERSETDPVVIAGGPCAYNPEPLADFFDCIALGDGEEVINELLDIIKISKAEKWSRSKTLLKLAQIPGVYVPSLYEVEYTDAGEVKSVRRLHDQIPARIQKRIVADLDQVPFPDKIVVPYLQTVHDRVIVEVMRGCTRGCRFCQAGMVYRPVRERSVETIKRQAELLLDSTGYEQVSLSSLSTGDYSCVQELVTDLVQDCGARGVSVALPSLRVDSFSVKLAEEIQKFKKTGLTFAPEAGTQRLRDVINKNVKESDLYEAVEGAFSAGWFQIKLYFMIGLPTETYEDLDGIAALAKNVLEIGRRTLPKGSKKPTVTVSVSSFVPKPCTPFQWEAFNSQDVLLEKQAYLRRQLRHPGIKFQAHDVKTSFLEAVFSRGDRRLGQVLAKAVDLGCQFDGWTEHFKYDAWMQALAELGLDSEFYAYRERGADEVFPWEHLDSGVSRRFLWHERQKAYQALTTDDCRFTNCTGCSVCQELGVENRLQGGDSSGR
- the obgE gene encoding GTPase ObgE; the protein is MFIDRARIYVKAGDGGDGMVAFRREKYVPAGGPAGGDGGRGGSVIIAADPNLNTLIDFRYKKHYKAPNGEHGKSKNQYGRDGEDLVINVPLGTVIYHGETNELIADLTHPGQKVIVAEGGRGGRGNTHFTTPTRQAPGFAERGEKRPGFWIDLELKLIADAALVGYPNAGKSTLISVVSAAKPKIADYPFTTLVPNLGVVSIAEGESFVVADIPGLIEGAHQGVGLGTDFLRHIERTRVIIHVIDTAGIEGRDPVEDYYRINEELALYNPRLASLPQLVAANKMDLPGAEENLERLRGVVEQDNRPVFPISAATGEGTAELMAETGKLIRALRQQEPREEAVEDIVIYRPKTEPRGRVEDFTIRRENEDYVVEGAGLRRLLERLDLDNEETLEYLQRLFDKIGLYQKLREMGIADGATVRVEEMEFQYQE
- the minE gene encoding cell division topological specificity factor MinE; this translates as MLEWLAKLFGTTESSKDRAKERLRLVLVHDRAILSPGLLEALKEDMIAVLSKYMEIDEESLEVNLDSSDESVALVANIPVRSVKRKV
- a CDS encoding Rne/Rng family ribonuclease; the encoded protein is MLRKVVISSFLNYVLVGIVEGGRLAEFFQEKDETSRTIGNIYKGRIENVLPGMAAAFVDLGLERNGFLYVADLKAGAKGRPINELIRKGQEIIVQVTKEPEGNKGARVVNRVSLPGRFLVLMPFEDNLGVSRQVTDPEERARLRELGAELKLPGYGLILRTAAAGHSYEELALDRDELLELWEDILEQSRHRSAPALLYHDHDLVYRIMRDVVTGDTEKIIVDQPWIYERIINIRDKLRISPTTEIELYQGEVALFDQLGLTRDLEKATQKQVWLNSGGYLVIDQTEALVSIDVNTGKYTGTKNLAETVLRTNKEAAQEIAKQLRLRNIGGIIIIDFIDMKNEADRQQVLETLTNALAQDKTKSRVLGFTQLGLVEMTRKKVKTRLSHILETPCSQCGGSGRVWSRDTIAISTAQNIYSLAREPDVKVIEVVCHPSVAGLLIGHNKENLQMMRRQTGKQIKISGCEQFELDHAEISCKR
- the xylA gene encoding xylose isomerase produces the protein MAEVFKDVSKIKYEGPDSNNPLAFKHYNPAEIIGDKTMEDHLRFSVAYWHTFTAKGVDPFGAATMIRPWDQAGDPLTRAKEQMIAAFEFMSKLGVPYFCFHDRDIAPEGSSLRESNKYLDEIVDLAKQLMNETGIKLLWGTANLFGHPRYVHGAATSCNADVFAYAAAQVKKALEVTKELGGENYVFWGGREGYETLLNTNMKLELDNLARFLHMAVDYAEEIGFTGQFLIEPKPKEPTKHQYDFDAASVHAFLQKYDLDKHFKLNIEANHATLAGHTFQHELHYARINGLLGSIDANQGDMLLGWDTDQMPTDLYTTTLTMYEVLKNGGLAPGGLNFDAKVRRGSFELNDLFYGHIAGMDAFAYGLKVAYKLLQSGELENFIEERYSSYSAGIGKQIVDGKADFKTLEAYALDLPEVTNRSGRQEVLETIINRFLIRG
- a CDS encoding DUF2344 domain-containing protein — its product is MADSIRLRFSVGETGRFISHLDVLRLMERSVRRAALPIEYSEGFNPIPKMSFASALPVGVTSNCEYVDLKMSADVDGCEATAALNSVLPQGFRILDAVNVPDRSEALMSIVNTAQYEVRIRESVQGIEEKINGVLAHKELLITVERKRKTQVKDIRDLIDALTYDPESNTVYLQCASGLKNNLRPMDILPFLGLSLGDVLIHRTALLVKTASGDLLTPFDVIKG
- a CDS encoding ribosomal-processing cysteine protease Prp, whose product is MTKIRLFFNGNDIIGFSAEGHTGFADRGEDIVCAAISVLTQTAVIGLQQELGLKVDVEIKDGLLQCRLPVQVDDRLWQQSQVILRVMYAGLRAILQEYGKQYLDIEEVEQCG